A window of Burkholderiales bacterium contains these coding sequences:
- a CDS encoding SCO family protein gives MKHQHGVNARAVALIIAAFAAMVALVAAAAFGVTRWWNVPQAGANTAVGMRIAGPVLESAPGVERERYFAEKDALLRRYDWIDREQGVARIPIDDAMKIMAGEAKTAAAAPDIKERLGEPLPLDVAVVDEQGREAPLSRYFGRVPVALVFGWYDCRTLCTTMMESVLVAASASSLPSDGYRVVGVSIDPRETSADAARKAASYRTAHGSVPLALLTARAPSIERLTRASGVSYRYDPDRDDFRHPLAVIVAGADGRIARYVPGVAVEPRDLRLALVDAAQGRIGTLAERIYLRCAHYDPVTGRYSVRVMAWVRALAVLTAVALGVWIWRRRSRP, from the coding sequence ATGAAGCACCAGCACGGCGTGAACGCGCGCGCGGTCGCGCTGATCATCGCCGCCTTCGCGGCGATGGTGGCGCTGGTCGCCGCTGCCGCCTTCGGCGTCACGCGGTGGTGGAACGTGCCGCAGGCCGGCGCGAACACGGCGGTCGGTATGCGCATTGCGGGGCCGGTGCTGGAGAGCGCCCCCGGCGTGGAACGCGAGCGTTACTTCGCCGAGAAGGACGCGCTGCTGCGGCGTTACGACTGGATCGACCGGGAGCAAGGAGTCGCGCGAATCCCGATCGACGACGCGATGAAGATCATGGCGGGGGAGGCGAAGACCGCAGCGGCGGCCCCGGACATCAAAGAGCGCCTCGGCGAGCCGCTGCCGCTCGACGTCGCGGTGGTCGACGAGCAAGGCCGTGAGGCGCCGCTGTCGCGCTACTTCGGCCGTGTGCCGGTCGCGCTGGTCTTCGGCTGGTACGACTGCCGGACGCTGTGCACCACGATGATGGAGAGCGTCCTCGTGGCGGCGAGCGCATCCAGCCTGCCGTCCGATGGGTATCGCGTCGTCGGCGTGAGCATCGACCCGCGCGAAACCAGCGCCGACGCCGCGCGCAAGGCGGCGTCGTACCGCACCGCGCACGGCTCGGTGCCGCTGGCGCTGCTCACCGCGCGCGCCCCGTCGATCGAACGGCTGACGCGCGCGTCCGGCGTGAGCTATCGCTATGACCCGGATCGCGACGATTTCAGGCATCCGCTCGCGGTGATCGTCGCGGGCGCCGACGGCCGCATCGCGCGCTACGTGCCCGGCGTGGCGGTCGAGCCGCGCGACCTGCGGCTCGCGCTCGTCGACGCGGCGCAGGGACGCATCGGCACGCTCGCCGAGCGCATCTACCTGCGCTGCGCGCACTACGACCCGGTCACCGGTCGCTATAGCGTGCGGGTGATGGCGTGGGTGCGGGCGCTCGCCGTGCTGACCGCCGTCGCGCTCGGCGTCTGGATCTGGCGCCGCCGGAGCAGGCCGTAG
- a CDS encoding cytochrome c, translating into MRRACLILALCALGGCERAMHDMYDQPRYKPLAPGASHLPPAGSVPRAAGDLAVASSGARTEDTVDEERAASAQTMPYPITAALLARGRERYAIYCAPCHSPVGDGDGLVARRGFPHPPSYHIARLRAAPDRHFFDVMTHGYGVMYSYADRVSASDRWAIVAYIRALQLSQNARADALPPAMRARLDRGVQR; encoded by the coding sequence ATGCGACGTGCCTGCCTGATCCTCGCGCTGTGCGCGCTCGGCGGCTGCGAACGCGCGATGCACGACATGTACGACCAGCCGCGCTACAAGCCCCTGGCGCCGGGCGCGTCACATCTGCCGCCTGCGGGGAGCGTGCCGCGCGCTGCGGGCGACCTCGCGGTCGCTTCGAGCGGCGCGCGCACCGAGGACACGGTCGACGAAGAGCGCGCGGCGAGCGCGCAGACGATGCCTTATCCGATCACCGCGGCGCTGCTCGCGCGGGGGCGCGAGCGCTACGCGATCTATTGCGCACCCTGTCATAGCCCGGTGGGCGACGGCGACGGGCTCGTGGCACGGCGCGGCTTTCCGCATCCGCCGTCGTACCACATCGCGCGGCTGCGTGCAGCGCCGGACCGCCATTTCTTCGACGTGATGACTCACGGCTACGGCGTCATGTACTCGTATGCCGACCGCGTCTCGGCATCCGACCGCTGGGCCATCGTCGCGTACATCCGCGCGCTCCAGCTTTCGCAGAACGCCCGCGCCGACGCGCTGCCGCCGGCGATGCGCGCGCGGCTCGACAGGGGCGTCCAGCGATGA
- a CDS encoding DUF3341 domain-containing protein, producing the protein MKPDALYGVLAEFRTADALLEAARAAKAAGYRDVEAYTPFPVEGLDQALAIPPNRVPLAALVGGIAGGAGTYFLQWYSAVIDYPVNIGGRPLHSWPSYIPATFEITILGAALAAVAAMLIMNGLPRLTHPLFAVPEFDLATRNRFFLCVRARGPRFDAERARAFIATLDPLCLCDVPA; encoded by the coding sequence GTGAAGCCTGACGCCCTCTACGGCGTGCTCGCCGAGTTCCGCACCGCCGATGCGCTGCTGGAAGCGGCGCGCGCCGCGAAAGCGGCGGGCTATCGCGACGTCGAAGCGTACACGCCGTTCCCGGTCGAAGGGCTGGACCAGGCACTCGCGATCCCGCCGAACCGCGTGCCGCTCGCGGCGCTGGTGGGCGGCATCGCGGGGGGCGCGGGCACGTATTTCCTGCAATGGTATTCGGCGGTCATCGACTACCCGGTGAACATCGGCGGGCGGCCGCTGCACAGCTGGCCGTCGTACATCCCCGCGACGTTCGAGATCACCATCCTCGGCGCGGCGCTCGCGGCGGTCGCCGCGATGCTGATCATGAACGGCCTGCCGCGCCTCACGCATCCGCTGTTCGCGGTGCCCGAGTTCGACCTCGCGACGCGCAACCGCTTCTTCCTGTGCGTGCGGGCGCGCGGCCCGCGCTTCGACGCGGAGCGCGCGCGCGCCTTCATCGCTACGCTCGATCCCTTGTGCCTATGCGACGTGCCTGCCTGA
- the nrfD gene encoding NrfD/PsrC family molybdoenzyme membrane anchor subunit, with protein sequence MSAQPVSRDVGVLRAGWGYTSVQDKIADAVLAGFWTWRWWSAFALTFAGTLVFFAAIGYLFVTGVGIWGVDIPVAWGYAIGNFVWWIGIGHAGTFISAFLLLLRQKWRTSINRFAEAMTLFAAGIAGLFPILHLGRPWFFYWIVPYPDVMDVWPQWRSPLVWDLFAIGTYLTVSLVFWYVGLIPDLATLRDRAATRGKQIAYGLLALGWRGEARHWARYETAYLLLAGLATPLVISVHSVVSLDFAIGIVPGYHSTIFPPYFVAGALLSGFAMVLTLAIPLRRYFRLHDFITEVHLDHAAKLMLVTSLIITYSYAVEAFMAFYSGGEQEIYVLTDRWTGAYAPVFWMMLALNSALPMLLWWRAVRRSAAALFAIALLVNVGMWSERFLIVVQSMHRDFLPSAWGMFYPTAWDWVHLLGSIAFFAFLFLLFIRWLPAISIAEMKALVKESADKPEEVASEA encoded by the coding sequence ATGAGCGCGCAACCGGTCTCGCGCGACGTCGGCGTGCTGCGCGCCGGCTGGGGTTATACGAGCGTGCAGGACAAGATCGCCGACGCGGTGCTCGCGGGCTTCTGGACGTGGCGCTGGTGGTCGGCGTTCGCGCTGACCTTCGCGGGCACGCTCGTGTTCTTCGCCGCGATCGGTTACCTCTTCGTGACCGGCGTCGGCATCTGGGGCGTCGACATCCCGGTCGCGTGGGGATACGCGATCGGCAACTTCGTGTGGTGGATCGGGATCGGGCATGCGGGCACGTTCATCTCGGCGTTCCTGCTGCTGCTGCGCCAGAAGTGGCGCACCTCGATCAACCGCTTCGCCGAAGCGATGACGCTGTTCGCCGCGGGCATCGCCGGGCTGTTCCCGATCCTGCACCTGGGGCGCCCGTGGTTCTTCTACTGGATCGTGCCGTATCCGGACGTGATGGACGTGTGGCCGCAGTGGCGCAGCCCCCTGGTGTGGGATCTTTTCGCGATCGGCACGTACCTCACCGTCTCGCTGGTGTTCTGGTACGTGGGCCTCATCCCGGACCTCGCGACGCTGCGCGACCGCGCCGCGACGCGCGGCAAGCAGATCGCCTACGGGCTGCTCGCGCTCGGCTGGCGCGGCGAGGCCCGCCACTGGGCGCGCTACGAGACCGCGTACCTGCTGCTCGCGGGGCTGGCGACGCCGCTGGTGATCTCGGTGCACAGCGTGGTGTCGCTCGATTTCGCGATCGGCATCGTGCCGGGCTATCACTCGACGATCTTTCCGCCGTACTTTGTCGCGGGCGCGCTGCTGTCGGGCTTCGCGATGGTGCTGACACTCGCGATCCCGCTGCGGCGCTACTTCCGCCTGCACGACTTCATCACCGAGGTGCACCTCGATCACGCCGCGAAGCTCATGCTGGTGACGAGCCTCATCATCACCTACAGCTATGCGGTCGAAGCCTTCATGGCGTTCTACAGCGGCGGCGAGCAGGAGATCTACGTGCTCACCGACCGCTGGACCGGCGCGTACGCGCCGGTGTTCTGGATGATGCTCGCGCTCAACTCGGCGCTGCCGATGCTGCTGTGGTGGCGCGCGGTGCGGCGCAGCGCCGCGGCGCTCTTCGCGATCGCGCTGCTGGTGAACGTCGGCATGTGGTCCGAGCGCTTCCTCATCGTGGTGCAGAGCATGCATCGCGATTTCCTGCCGTCGGCGTGGGGCATGTTCTATCCGACCGCGTGGGACTGGGTGCACCTGCTCGGCTCGATCGCGTTCTTCGCTTTCCTGTTCCTGCTCTTCATCCGATGGCTGCCCGCGATCTCGATCGCGGAAATGAAGGCATTGGTGAAGGAGAGCGCCGACAAGCCCGAAGAGGTGGCGAGTGAAGCCTGA